The Acidobacteriota bacterium genomic interval GGTGGCGACGAACCAGATCCCGTTCGGGCAGGGTGGGCCGGTGAGCGGTCCGTACGGCGTATTCAACACCAACGGCGCGAAGGGTGGGTTCGGATTCACCGGCGGCGGTGGCGATTTTGGCAGCCGCTACGGCTGGTATGTGGATGTGGTCCGGCGCAAAGTCTCGGAGAACTGGATGAAGTACGAGGTGGACCCGAGCATTTCCACCGCGCGCCGGGTGTACATCACCTTCGACATCTCGCGCTCGGGCGAGCCGGCGAACGTGCAAGTGGAGCAGTCGAGCGGCATCCCGTCGCTGGATATCAGCGCGGTGCGCGCCATCCAGCGCATCGACACGTTCGGTCCGTTGCCGCCGGATTATTCCGGCAACCGGGTCGCGGTGGAGTTCTGGTTCGATTACAAGCGTTGAACATGACAACCGCAGAGGACGCAAAGGACACCGAAGAAGACAGGGACAGGAAAGACACCATGGTGAAAAGGCTCAGCGTTCTTCTTCTCGTCGTGGTCGCGAGCGCGGCGGCGTTCGCGCAGGGCGATTGGATCCGCACCGGCACGGGCCTGGGCGTGGAGAAGGTGCGGCTGGCCCAGCCCGACTTCAAGACCACGTCGTCTTCGAGCACCCCGGATCCGCGCGCCGCGCGATTGCTCAAGACGTTCAACGAGACGCTGTGGAACGATCTCGATAATGCCGGCATCTTCGAGATGGTGTCGAAGAGTTTCTACCCTCTCGGCCAGCCGGGCCAGCCGAACCAAGTCCGCCTCGACGCGTGGGCGAACCCGCCGACCAACGCCGCCATGCTTGCCTTTGGCAATCTGAACGTTGCCGGCGACGACGTGAATGTCCTGGGATGGCTCTACGACGTGAAGAATGCCGCGTCGCCACAGGTGCTGGGCAAACAGTATCGCGAGAAGGCGACGGTCGAGAACGCGCGCCTGATCGCGCACAGATTTGCCGACGAGATCATCTTCCGGCTGGGCGGCGGCCTCGCGGGCATCGCGGAGAGCAAGATCGTGTTCGTCTCGACGCGCGGCGGCAACAAAGAAATATGGATGATGGATTACGACGGCGCCGGCCAGCAGCGCATCACCAAAGACGGCTCCATCGCGCTCTCGCCGGCGATCTCGCCCGATGGCGCGCGCGTGGCCTACGTCTCGTTCACCAGCGGCAACGCCGACCTGGCAATGTATTCGCTGGAATTGGGACGGCGCGTCGCCTTCCCGCATCTCGGCGGCGCGAACACCGCGCCTTCCTGGACCGCCGACGGCAAGCTGCTGTTCTCGTCGTCGATGCGCTCGGGCGATCCTGAGGTGTTCATGGCCGAAGCGAGCGGCAGCAATCCCAGGCGCCTGACGGCATTCAAAGGCCCGGACGGCCAACCAGCGATGAACCGGAAGTCCGGCGCGCAGGTGGCGTGGGTGAGCGGACGCACCGGACTGCCGCAGATCTACCTGATGGACGCCGACGGCGCCAACGTGCAGCGCGTCACCCAGGAAGGCTATGCCGTATCGCCGGCATGGTCCCCGAACGGGCAGTTGCTGGCGTTCTCCTGGATCCGGCACTACGGGCCGGGAGCGCCGGGCGGGCAAGACATCTATATTATGGACGTCACCTCGCGCCAGTGGGTGCAGCTCACGCACGAGGGCTCCAATGATTTTCCGTCGTGGTCGCCGGACGGAAGGCACATCGTCTTCCAGTCGCGCCGCGGCGGCTCGGACCAGATCTGGACCATGCTGGCGGATGGCGCAAAGCAGCATCAGCTCACCAGCTCGGGCAAGAACACGCAGCCGAACTGGAGTTGGAAGTAATGGTTGGAAGTGATCAAGGGGATTGCGACGGGTATTCTGCTTTTATTGTGGAGGATGAAGTGAAAGGCACGCACAAGGGTTCTGTAGACGTCCGTTTCGTACTCGCAGTGACCGCACTGGCGGCGATCCTGATCGCGGGATGCGCGAAGAAGAAGCCGGCACCGATCGCGCAGACGCCTCCGCCGCCACCGGCGCCCACGGCGTCGCTCTCGGCGAATCCAGATGCCATCGAGCAGGGGCAATCCACCACGCTGACGTGGAGGACGGACGACGCGACCGCCGTGACAATCGACGGGCTGGGTACCGTGGAGGCGAACGGCTCGCGCCAGGTCGCGCCCGTGCAGTCGACCACGTATCGGCTGACCGCC includes:
- a CDS encoding TonB family protein produces the protein FHAVLFSSMFLYAGFFGQMHGTDWGGATGGGGAMSATLVSNAAVSNAAVSNAAVSNAAIPLPAPQEQTDNVLANESKGLTESPPKEAEKPAPEAIPIPDKTAKQANERAKPAEQTSPPKKPQQPVATNQIPFGQGGPVSGPYGVFNTNGAKGGFGFTGGGGDFGSRYGWYVDVVRRKVSENWMKYEVDPSISTARRVYITFDISRSGEPANVQVEQSSGIPSLDISAVRAIQRIDTFGPLPPDYSGNRVAVEFWFDYKR
- a CDS encoding translocation protein TolB, giving the protein MTTAEDAKDTEEDRDRKDTMVKRLSVLLLVVVASAAAFAQGDWIRTGTGLGVEKVRLAQPDFKTTSSSSTPDPRAARLLKTFNETLWNDLDNAGIFEMVSKSFYPLGQPGQPNQVRLDAWANPPTNAAMLAFGNLNVAGDDVNVLGWLYDVKNAASPQVLGKQYREKATVENARLIAHRFADEIIFRLGGGLAGIAESKIVFVSTRGGNKEIWMMDYDGAGQQRITKDGSIALSPAISPDGARVAYVSFTSGNADLAMYSLELGRRVAFPHLGGANTAPSWTADGKLLFSSSMRSGDPEVFMAEASGSNPRRLTAFKGPDGQPAMNRKSGAQVAWVSGRTGLPQIYLMDADGANVQRVTQEGYAVSPAWSPNGQLLAFSWIRHYGPGAPGGQDIYIMDVTSRQWVQLTHEGSNDFPSWSPDGRHIVFQSRRGGSDQIWTMLADGAKQHQLTSSGKNTQPNWSWK